The proteins below come from a single Minwuia thermotolerans genomic window:
- the tkt gene encoding transketolase has protein sequence MANAIRALSMDAVQKANSGHPGMPMGMADVATVLFSKYLAFDPRRPDWPDRDRFVLSAGHGSMLLYSLLYLTGYADMTIDELKSFRQFGSRTAGHPEYGHAAGVETTTGPLGQGLGNAVGMALAERILNARFGDTVVDHFTYVIAGDGCLMEGISHEAASLAGHLKLGKLVVLFDDNSISIDGSVDLTCSDNQMARFAAHGWHVLDCDGHDHKAVADAIEAARNEPRPSLIACKTIIGYGAPNKQGTAATHGAPLGDEEIQAAREKLGWPSAPFEVPDDVLDAWRLVGARGASRSAAWDVRLAEIDQDRHETFKRIMSGRLPDGWEAGIEAHIAKLLQDKPNVATRKASQMAIEALQPALPEMVGGSADLTGSNLTRTGTMTAVTPGDFAGSYIYYGVREHGMAAAMNGMALHGGVIPYGGTFLVFSDYCRPSIRLSALMGQRVIYVMTHDSIGLGEDGPTHQPVEHLAALRAIPNVRVFRPADAVETAECWRLALSHDSGPSVLALSRQGTPQVRAEAKDLSARGGYILKEAAGEAKVTLIATGTEVALALAARKQLQADNIPTAVVSMPCREIFDAQDEDYRNQTLRPGTVRIAVEAASPFGWERYVGENGGFVGMTGFGASAPAEQLYEHFGITPAAIAEAAKGRLG, from the coding sequence ATGGCGAACGCCATCCGAGCCTTGTCGATGGACGCTGTCCAGAAGGCGAACTCCGGCCATCCCGGCATGCCCATGGGCATGGCCGACGTAGCGACGGTGCTTTTCAGCAAGTACCTGGCGTTCGATCCGCGCCGGCCCGACTGGCCGGACCGCGACCGCTTCGTGCTGAGCGCCGGTCATGGCTCGATGCTGCTCTATTCGCTGCTCTACCTGACGGGCTACGCGGACATGACCATCGACGAGCTGAAGAGCTTCCGCCAGTTCGGCTCCCGCACCGCCGGCCATCCCGAATACGGCCACGCCGCCGGCGTCGAGACCACCACCGGTCCGCTGGGCCAGGGCCTGGGCAACGCCGTCGGCATGGCGCTGGCGGAGCGCATCCTGAACGCGCGCTTCGGCGATACGGTGGTCGATCACTTCACTTACGTGATCGCCGGCGACGGCTGCCTGATGGAAGGCATCAGCCACGAGGCGGCCAGCCTCGCCGGCCACCTGAAGCTGGGCAAGCTGGTCGTTCTCTTCGACGACAACAGCATTTCCATCGACGGCTCGGTCGACCTCACCTGTTCCGACAACCAGATGGCGCGCTTCGCCGCCCACGGCTGGCACGTGCTCGACTGCGACGGGCACGACCACAAGGCGGTCGCCGACGCGATCGAGGCGGCCCGCAACGAGCCCCGGCCCTCGCTGATCGCCTGCAAGACCATCATCGGCTACGGCGCCCCCAACAAGCAGGGCACGGCAGCCACCCATGGCGCCCCGCTGGGCGATGAGGAGATTCAGGCGGCGCGCGAGAAGCTCGGCTGGCCTTCCGCGCCCTTCGAGGTGCCCGACGACGTGCTCGACGCCTGGCGGCTGGTCGGCGCCCGCGGCGCCTCCCGCTCGGCGGCCTGGGACGTGCGCCTGGCGGAGATCGACCAGGACCGCCACGAGACCTTCAAGCGCATCATGTCGGGCCGCCTGCCCGACGGCTGGGAGGCCGGGATCGAGGCGCATATCGCCAAGCTGCTGCAGGACAAGCCGAACGTGGCGACGCGCAAGGCCTCCCAGATGGCCATCGAGGCGCTGCAGCCGGCGCTGCCCGAAATGGTCGGCGGTTCGGCCGACCTGACCGGTTCGAACCTGACCAGGACCGGCACCATGACGGCGGTGACGCCGGGCGACTTCGCGGGTTCCTACATCTACTACGGCGTGCGCGAACACGGCATGGCCGCGGCGATGAACGGCATGGCGCTCCATGGCGGCGTCATCCCCTACGGCGGCACTTTCCTGGTCTTCAGCGATTACTGCCGCCCGTCGATTCGCCTTTCGGCGCTGATGGGTCAGCGGGTGATCTACGTGATGACCCATGATTCCATCGGCCTGGGCGAGGACGGTCCGACGCACCAGCCGGTCGAGCATCTCGCCGCGCTGCGCGCGATCCCGAACGTGCGCGTCTTCCGTCCGGCCGACGCGGTGGAGACGGCCGAGTGCTGGCGGCTGGCGCTGTCGCACGATTCGGGCCCCTCGGTGCTCGCGCTCTCCCGCCAGGGCACGCCGCAGGTGCGCGCGGAAGCAAAGGATCTCTCCGCCCGCGGCGGCTATATCCTCAAGGAGGCCGCAGGCGAGGCGAAAGTCACGCTGATCGCGACAGGGACAGAAGTCGCGCTGGCGCTGGCGGCGCGCAAGCAGCTCCAGGCCGACAACATCCCGACCGCAGTCGTTTCCATGCCCTGCCGCGAGATCTTCGATGCGCAGGACGAGGACTACCGCAACCAGACGCTCAGGCCCGGGACGGTACGCATCGCGGTGGAAGCCGCTTCCCCCTTCGGCTGGGAACGCTATGTCGGGGAGAATGGCGGCTTCGTCGGCATGACCGGCTTCGGCGCCTCGGCGCCCGCCGAGCAGCTCTACGAACATTTCGGCATCACCCCCGCCGCGATCGCGGAGGCCGCCAAGGGGCGGCTCGGCTAG
- the gap gene encoding type I glyceraldehyde-3-phosphate dehydrogenase has translation MTLRVAINGFGRIGRLVLRALAESGRNDIQVVAINDLGSIEANAHLLRYDTVHGRFPMKVTTTDSGMDYGKGEIRVLAERDPAKLPWGDMGVDIALECTGLFASKEKASAHLQAGAKRVLVSAPASGADLTVVYGVNHDKLESGHEVVSNASCTTNCLAPVAQVLNDSIGIESGFMTTIHAYTGDQRTVDTLHSDLRRARAAASSMIPTSTGAAKAVGLVLPELAGKLDGTAIRVPTNNVSLIDLTFQASRKTTAEEINEAMKQASEGRLKGVLDVNDEPLVSVDFNHSPASSTFDLTQTQVIDGTFVRVLSWYDNEWGFSNRMGDTAVAMGRLI, from the coding sequence ATGACGCTACGTGTCGCCATCAACGGATTCGGCCGCATCGGCCGCCTGGTTCTGCGCGCCCTTGCCGAATCGGGCCGCAACGACATCCAGGTCGTCGCCATCAACGATCTCGGCTCGATCGAGGCGAACGCCCATCTGTTGCGCTACGACACCGTGCACGGCCGCTTTCCGATGAAGGTGACCACCACTGACAGCGGCATGGACTACGGCAAGGGCGAGATCAGGGTGCTGGCCGAGCGCGATCCGGCCAAGCTGCCCTGGGGCGACATGGGCGTCGACATCGCGCTGGAGTGCACCGGCCTGTTCGCCTCGAAGGAGAAGGCGTCGGCCCACCTGCAGGCGGGCGCAAAGCGCGTGCTGGTCTCGGCCCCGGCTTCGGGCGCCGACCTCACGGTCGTCTACGGCGTCAACCACGACAAGCTGGAGAGCGGCCACGAGGTGGTTTCCAACGCCTCCTGCACCACCAACTGCCTGGCGCCGGTGGCGCAGGTGCTGAACGATTCGATCGGCATCGAAAGCGGCTTCATGACCACCATCCATGCCTATACCGGCGACCAGCGGACGGTGGATACCCTGCACAGCGACCTGCGCCGCGCCCGCGCCGCCGCATCCTCGATGATTCCGACCTCCACCGGCGCGGCCAAGGCCGTCGGGCTCGTGCTGCCGGAACTGGCGGGCAAGCTGGACGGCACGGCGATTCGCGTGCCGACGAACAACGTCTCGCTGATCGACCTGACCTTCCAGGCCTCGCGCAAGACCACCGCCGAGGAGATCAACGAGGCCATGAAGCAGGCATCGGAAGGCCGGCTGAAGGGCGTGCTCGACGTCAATGACGAGCCGCTGGTCTCGGTCGACTTCAATCACTCGCCGGCCAGTTCGACCTTCGACCTGACCCAGACGCAGGTCATCGACGGCACCTTCGTGCGCGTGCTGAGCTGGTACGACAACGAGTGGGGCTTCTCCAACCGCATGGGCGACACCGCGGTCGCCATGGGCCGTCTGATCTGA
- a CDS encoding phosphoglycerate kinase — MSRFRTLDDLNAAGRRVLVRVDLNVPVRDGRVSDHTRIDRVLPTIRELSDKGAKVILLAHFGRPKGERKPELSLEPVAAAVSERLGRPVAFAADCVGEPAEKAIAAMNDSDVLLLENTRFHAGEEKNDSDLADRMAALGDAFVADAFSCAHRAHVSTEGLARRLETVAGRCMEAELTALESALGDPERPAAALVGGAKVSTKLDVLENLSGSVDLLIIGGAMANTFLLARGFEVGRSLAEPDLVATAQRIMFAAENRGCEILLPLDAVVADKLAADVDSDIVDIAAVPADRMILDVGPKSIAQTVARLENCRTLMWNGPMGAFETPPFDRATVEIARAAARLTKAGKLNSVAGGGDTVAALNHADATADFSYVSTAGGAFLEWIEGKVLPGVAVLQR, encoded by the coding sequence ATGAGCCGGTTCCGCACGCTCGATGACCTCAACGCGGCGGGCCGGCGCGTGCTGGTACGCGTCGACCTGAACGTACCCGTCCGTGACGGCCGGGTCAGCGACCACACGCGGATCGACCGCGTTCTGCCAACGATCCGGGAACTCTCCGACAAGGGCGCGAAGGTCATACTTCTCGCCCATTTCGGCCGCCCGAAGGGGGAGCGGAAACCGGAACTGTCGCTGGAGCCGGTCGCTGCCGCGGTAAGCGAACGCCTGGGCCGCCCGGTCGCATTCGCTGCAGACTGCGTGGGCGAGCCCGCGGAGAAGGCCATCGCGGCGATGAACGACAGCGACGTGCTGCTGCTGGAAAACACCCGCTTCCACGCCGGCGAGGAAAAGAACGACAGCGATCTGGCCGACCGGATGGCGGCGCTGGGCGACGCCTTCGTCGCCGACGCCTTTTCCTGTGCGCACCGCGCCCATGTCTCGACGGAGGGCCTGGCGCGGCGGCTTGAGACGGTGGCGGGACGCTGCATGGAGGCGGAGCTGACCGCTCTGGAGAGCGCGCTGGGCGACCCCGAGCGCCCGGCGGCGGCGCTGGTCGGCGGGGCCAAGGTATCCACAAAGCTGGACGTCCTGGAGAACCTCTCGGGCAGTGTCGACCTGCTGATCATCGGCGGGGCCATGGCCAACACCTTCCTGCTGGCCCGCGGCTTCGAGGTGGGCCGGTCGCTCGCCGAGCCGGATCTGGTCGCCACCGCCCAGCGGATCATGTTCGCGGCCGAGAACCGGGGCTGCGAGATTCTGCTGCCGCTGGATGCGGTGGTGGCCGACAAGCTGGCGGCGGATGTCGATTCGGATATCGTCGACATCGCGGCGGTGCCGGCCGACCGCATGATCCTGGACGTCGGGCCGAAGAGCATCGCCCAGACCGTCGCCCGGCTGGAAAACTGCCGTACCCTGATGTGGAACGGCCCGATGGGCGCCTTCGAGACGCCGCCCTTCGACCGGGCGACGGTCGAGATCGCACGGGCGGCGGCGCGCCTGACGAAGGCCGGCAAACTCAATTCCGTCGCCGGCGGCGGCGACACTGTTGCGGCGCTGAACCACGCTGACGCGACCGCCGATTTCTCGTATGTATCCACTGCCGGCGGCGCGTTTCTGGAATGGATCGAGGGGAAGGTCCTTCCGGGCGTCGCCGTCCTTCAACGATGA
- a CDS encoding class I fructose-bisphosphate aldolase → MSDRDLNAIATKIVADGRGVLAADESTGTIKKRFDQIGVENTEENRRDYREMLFRAEGHGQYTGGVILFDETLRQKAADGTPLVDLIRNADVAPGIKVDKGAKPLPFAPGETVTEGLDGLRERFEEYRKLGAEFAKWRAVIRITDDLPSDYCIAANAHALARYAALSQEAGIVPIVEPEVLMDGGHDLARCQKVTEDTLEAVFAELYAQRVALEGMLLKPNMVISGQDAADRAGIQEVAYATLQTLKRCVPAAVPGIVFLSGGQTEEEATAHLDAMNRMGGDLPWKLSFSYGRALQQSALKAWSGKPENVAAGQRAYLHRARMNWAAARGEWHAELEKAA, encoded by the coding sequence ATGTCCGATCGCGACCTGAATGCCATTGCCACGAAGATCGTCGCCGACGGCCGCGGGGTTCTGGCCGCCGACGAATCAACCGGCACCATCAAGAAGCGGTTCGACCAGATCGGCGTCGAGAACACCGAAGAGAACCGCCGCGACTACCGCGAGATGCTGTTCCGCGCCGAAGGGCATGGCCAGTACACCGGCGGCGTCATCCTGTTCGACGAGACCCTGCGCCAGAAGGCGGCCGACGGGACGCCGCTGGTCGATCTCATCCGCAACGCCGACGTCGCCCCGGGCATCAAGGTCGACAAGGGCGCCAAGCCCCTGCCCTTCGCGCCCGGAGAGACCGTGACCGAGGGTCTGGACGGGCTGCGCGAGCGGTTCGAGGAGTACCGCAAGCTGGGCGCCGAGTTCGCCAAGTGGCGCGCGGTCATCAGGATCACTGACGATCTGCCGAGCGACTACTGCATCGCCGCCAACGCCCATGCCCTGGCGCGCTATGCCGCTCTCTCCCAGGAAGCCGGCATCGTGCCGATCGTTGAGCCCGAGGTGCTGATGGACGGCGGCCACGACCTCGCCCGCTGCCAGAAGGTGACCGAGGACACGCTGGAGGCGGTGTTCGCCGAGCTCTACGCCCAGCGCGTGGCTCTGGAAGGCATGCTGCTGAAGCCGAACATGGTGATCTCCGGTCAGGACGCGGCCGACCGGGCCGGCATCCAGGAGGTGGCCTACGCAACCCTGCAGACGCTGAAGCGCTGCGTACCGGCCGCCGTGCCCGGCATCGTCTTCCTGTCGGGCGGCCAGACCGAGGAAGAGGCGACCGCGCACCTGGACGCCATGAACCGGATGGGCGGCGACCTGCCCTGGAAGCTCAGCTTCTCCTATGGCCGCGCGCTGCAGCAGTCGGCGCTGAAGGCCTGGAGCGGCAAGCCGGAGAATGTCGCCGCCGGACAGCGCGCCTATCTGCACCGCGCTCGGATGAACTGGGCCGCCGCCCGGGGTGAATGGCACGCGGAACTGGAAAAGGCGGCCTGA
- a CDS encoding superoxide dismutase produces MAFQLPDLPYAKDALEPHYSANTLDFHHGKHHNAYVTKANELVQGTPLDNASVEEAIMEAHKQGNQGLFNQVAQIWNHTFFWNGMAPGGGGEAKGDIADAIKAEFGSTEEMAAKFKASAAGNFGSGWTWLVLDGGKLKIHNTSNAGTPMTDGLTPVLTVDVWEHAYYLDYQNRRPDYVQAFFDHLVNWDFVNANMKG; encoded by the coding sequence GCCCTATGCCAAGGACGCGCTGGAGCCGCACTACTCGGCCAACACGCTCGACTTTCATCACGGCAAGCACCACAACGCCTATGTGACCAAGGCCAACGAACTGGTCCAGGGCACGCCGCTGGACAACGCCTCGGTCGAGGAAGCCATCATGGAAGCCCACAAGCAGGGCAATCAGGGGCTGTTCAACCAGGTCGCCCAGATCTGGAACCACACCTTCTTCTGGAACGGCATGGCGCCCGGCGGCGGCGGCGAGGCCAAGGGGGACATCGCCGACGCGATCAAGGCCGAGTTCGGTTCGACCGAAGAGATGGCTGCCAAGTTCAAGGCCTCGGCGGCCGGCAATTTCGGCTCCGGCTGGACCTGGCTGGTGCTCGACGGCGGCAAGCTGAAGATCCACAACACCTCCAACGCCGGCACGCCGATGACCGACGGCCTGACGCCGGTGCTGACCGTCGACGTCTGGGAGCATGCCTATTACCTGGACTACCAGAACCGGCGGCCCGACTATGTGCAGGCGTTCTTCGACCACCTGGTCAACTGGGACTTCGTCAACGCCAACATGAAGGGCTGA